The following proteins are co-located in the Flavobacterium sp. CECT 9288 genome:
- a CDS encoding Lrp/AsnC family transcriptional regulator, whose translation MSKFRLDEVDHQILDMLIDNTRVPFTDIAKKLLISAGTVHVRVKKMEDAGIIMGSSLVLDYDKLGYSFIAYVGVFLNNTSQTKFVLERINEIPFVTVASVTTGKFNIFCKIRAKDTKHAKDVIFMIDDIDGVYRTETMISLEESINDKKRLMHTIFKNM comes from the coding sequence ATGAGTAAATTTCGTTTAGATGAAGTAGATCACCAAATTTTAGATATGTTGATAGACAACACAAGAGTACCTTTTACAGATATTGCAAAAAAATTATTGATATCAGCGGGTACTGTTCATGTTAGGGTAAAAAAGATGGAGGATGCAGGAATCATAATGGGTTCTTCGCTTGTATTGGACTATGATAAATTAGGTTACTCTTTTATAGCATATGTAGGTGTATTTTTGAACAACACTTCTCAAACAAAATTTGTTTTGGAGCGCATTAATGAAATTCCATTTGTAACCGTAGCTTCTGTAACTACTGGTAAGTTTAATATTTTTTGTAAAATAAGAGCCAAAGACACTAAACATGCAAAGGATGTTATTTTTATGATTGATGATATTGATGGAGTTTACCGTACAGAAACTATGATCTCTCTTGAAGAAAGCATCAATGATAAGAAGCGCTTAATGCATACCATATTCAAAAACATGTAA